The following are encoded together in the Thermothelomyces thermophilus ATCC 42464 chromosome 3, complete sequence genome:
- a CDS encoding glycoside hydrolase family 16 protein (CAZy_ID 267805), with amino-acid sequence MATMKLMEVLLLTSSISIASAKHIMIPSTSFNSQSDFDTDWNYLYPWGSDHNGAARMRESQVSLSDGVLTLRATRVDGEAPAHHGGKEIAIRYLSGAVHAKERFNVVAGGGYDFAGEFRAPVARGTWPAFWLTGVDSWPPEIDMAEWKGSGKISFNTFNTSSEVRALDVDYPNPDAFHKILCEVRDMNGQDVSVRFSMDGQVVATQYGRGFVGKPLYL; translated from the coding sequence ATGGCGACAATGAAGCTCATGGAGGTCTTGCTGCTCACCTCCTCGATCTCGATAGCCTCGGCCAAGCACATCATGATCCCCTCCACCTCGTTCAATTCGCAGTCCGATTTCGACACCGACTGGAACTACCTCTACCCCTGGGGCAGCGACCACAATGGTGCCGCCCGCATGAGGGAGTCGCAGGTCAGCCTCTCGGACGGGGTGCTCACGCTGAGGGCGACGCGCGTGGACGGCGAGGCGCCCGCCCACCACGGCGGCAAGGAGATCGCAATCCGCTACCTGTCGGGCGCCGTGCACGCCAAGGAGCGCTTCAACGTGGTCGCCGGGGGCGGGTACGACTTCGCGGGCGAGTTCCGCGCCCCCGTGGCGCGGGGCACGTGGCCGGCCTTTTGGCTGACGGGAGTCGACAGCTGGCCGCCCGAGATCGACATGGCCGAGTGGAAGGGCAGCGGCAAGATCTCGTTCAACACCTTTAACACGTCGTCCGAGGTCCGCGCTCTGGACGTAGACTACCCGAACCCGGACGCCTTCCACAAGATCTTGTGCGAGGTGAGGGACATGAACGGCCAGGACGTGAGCGTGCGCTTCTCTATGGACGGCCAGGTGGTTGCGACGCAGTATGGGAGGGGGTTCGTGGGGAAGCCGTTGTACTTGTGA